The Lagopus muta isolate bLagMut1 chromosome 6, bLagMut1 primary, whole genome shotgun sequence sequence GGGTGCAGACATTGTACTTTTACAAAGTAACAGACTTGTGGCTCCTGGGCCACTGCTTCATCTTTCTGAGGCCTTTTCAATACCTGAATTACTGAAAGAATGCAGAGTGCAAACCTAGCATCAAGTACTTAATGGTTTGTCTTGTTCCTTTACTGCTTTATCTGAAAGCTGCTTAAAAGTGGTGTCCATAACATCAATATTTAACCACAAGGCTCACTCATCCTCACAAGAATGGGATTTGCTGTACACATGAGCTAAATCACAGCGCCTAGACAGCCGATAACAATTAAAGCCTCTTTCAAGATGAGGCACTTGATTGCTATTCTGAAGCTCACTGGTGAAAGGAAtgcattatctttttttttttttattgcatttgaaatgaaagagcTTGTTTAAATATTAGTCATCTGGATTTATATAGCTCATTTTTAGAGCTGGGCTAGCACCTGGCAATCCAGCCTGAGTAAGCATGAGGCTATCCCAGTCGCAGGCCCgtttgatttctgtttcctctttttacAGCATGTgacagactgattttttttctgggatgaTTTCCTTCCCACTCACAGCAGATAGTTCCTATACATGCAAAGCAGCTACCtcccaggcagagcagagcagagaccTCCTCCCACTGAGCACTGTGCCCAGGACCAATGCTGACACTGATCTGCATATGGGTAAGAGTGGTGTCCTCGGGGCAATGAGTAGCCCAGGTGCAAGAAAACAGTGataaaacacattattttctgaCTATAAGACAAAGATAAAGGCAATTTTCACTATTACTGtccacaacatttttttctgtaaactgAAGGAGATTTCTCCTGCTATTAAAAACattcatctctgcttttcaagctgtctttgtttttcctttcccaaatgtttcaaattactgctttttttctgccttcgCCTTACATTTCTGCAGCCTGGCACAGATACGAAGCTTGCTGCTggcagaaaactgcaaaattcTGCCTGTTCTCTGCCAGGCTGAAAACTATGTGCGAGCCTTCCTCATGTCTTGCACATATCTGAGGATGGAGATGATAGAGACAAACAGTCAAATGATGTTGCtaatgatttcttttctctcagggGAAGTGCTGAGAAGGATAATAGAGATACTTTGCAACACTGTTCCCAAGGGACTTTATCTAAGCGGGGAGAAGAATTAATAGACAGCCTTTCAGGGAGAGacaaatatgcaaaaatatcACAGTGCTAAGGAGTTCTGCTGACATAGCAAGCACCTAAAGGTGTCTGCGCAGGGCTCAGCCCATGTCCTGGCACTGAGTCAACACAGGCAGTGCCAGAGGGTCAGCTCACTGCTTGGGAACTTGTGCATGCCACCCTTTCCACCCAAATTGGTGGACAGTATGTTGGAATTTTTGCCTGTTTGTAAATTAATGGGTCTCGGACCTCCAGGCTGCATATGTGGTGAAACACGAGGTGATGTAAATCCAGGAGAAGTACAGTGCTTAGTCTGCGTAGGAAAGAATTTGTCAGGGCTAGGACATTAGTGAACCATTTAAAGCCAGGGAATCATATATAATACAATAAAAGGAGGGAATTTCTCTGGCTTTCCTCCAAAAGCCAAGTATCATTCATTGACCAGCAACCAGATCTCCATCTCCACCGAGAAcattttttcatgcatttgCTAAGTGGAAAATGACGGATGGGCTCACTGTGCCCTCTTCCACATTCTTCCCTCTCCCATCTGCCCAGGCATCCCTGTCCCTCTGCCCACTTACCTGGCACCACCAGCAGCctggggggcggcgggggcggaggaggtggtggtggcGGTGGTGGAGGCCTGCACTGGCAGAtctgctggcagctctctgGGATTTCATCTGCTACAGGCTTGGAGCATGACTTCTGGGGTTCACCCTGAGTGATCTGTGGAGAAACAAGTCATGGCACAAGCagtagaaaaagggaaaactgaTTTTCCATGAGCATGCTGCTTGAACTTGAGTTCCCAATGGGCACCTCAGCCCCTGGAGAGAACTGAGCTCCTGCCACTGCTGTTCGTCACTGAGGACACAAGGTCGCTTTCTTATGATGTCTCAGCTTTATGTTCTACTTAACATAGTATCTTCAAGATACTTCTGACTGTGGCTGGCTGGTTTCTGCATTATTATGGGGTAGAGTGCAGGCGGGTAGTGGCAGACAGTGTGGTTGCGTAAGCCTTCTTTCCTTAGGAAAGCCGTCTAATAGCATGCATTATTCACAGGGTTGTTGCTGCAAGCCAAAGAGAGCTAATAAAAATTGCAAGACATTTAGGATAAGGattattctcattttcctcATGGCAGAACCAAGAGTCAGAGATCTCTCCTGTTTTGCCAGCTTCCCTTTCATGTTTGGAGACATGTTTCACTTCCCACCATGGCGAGGTGCAGCCCCACCTACTCATCTGCAGACTGCATAGAAGACCTGGTCAAAATGGAAATGCCCCAGCCTGTGCCTTGCAGCTTCCTGCTGGTGATCAATGAAGCTGAAGAGGAGACGCTGCAGAACCCAAGTGTAACCACTGCTGAAGGCATGTAGGCATGGCTTGGCACTGGCCAATGATTTAGCCAGAATGCATACATTCAGCACTGTAATCTAGTCATGACAAAGAACATgttaatacatatttttcttaccagaaataatatttatatgtCTAGGAACATGTAAATAAAGATATTCAGTAACTGTAAAATTCCTAATGTAATGTTAATGAAAAGGAGTACGTTCATAATGAAAAGGGAATCTGTGCAATACTGGAGGAGCCTAAGACTCAGGGGGAAAGCCCTCAGCGGTCTCTAAGTTAACCTTTTTTTGAAAGGCTTCgatctgaaatggaaaatcatagaatcatagaatggactgagttaaaaaggaccacaatgatcatcaagtttcaaccccccctgctacgtgcaaggtcaccaaccagaagaccaggctgtccagagctacatccagcctggtcttgaatgcctctagggatgaGGAATCCACaatctccttgggcaacctgaaATATGGGATACTCACTGAAGCTAAAGAAAATCACAGGAACATTCAGCTGTTGCCTTGTAAACTTGGTCTTGGGAGGGTTATAATCCTAATAGTTTTTCCCTAATATCATCCTCCTTACTCAGCTCTCTTCCATGGCATGATGGTCATCATGCAGAGAATGTCTCACTCCAGCCTCTCTGGCCTGTTTCAGATAGCCCCTTCTGCCCTGTTGCCTGTCTCCACGGTCACCTGGGGCTCACAGAACCACATAAcaatttgggttggaagggacctttagcAATTATCTCCTTCCAaccccccttccctccccagcttGCCTTCTACTCCCTCCCACCCAGGCTTCGCCTCCCTTTCTCAGACAGCTTTGGGACAGAGCCCATCTACTCTCCACTGCAGGAAGCACACAGGCCCTGCATgtatttctgggaaaaaaaaaaaaaaaagagagagatgggcAATTAAAACAACATCACTGCACCAAGGACATGTTCACATGTGTAGGAGGTTTCTAAATGCAGACAGATGCATTGCTCTGGCCTCGGGGAAATAGAGGTAGGTCTTTGTTGATTAAATGTTACagagagggaagagaagaatAGAAAGAGCTATGCGTAGCTGAGGCACAAGTCAGGAGGATCAGTTGTTTAAACAGCACGTCAACATCTATTACCAAACATAGGGAGAGACAAATTCAGCACGAGTGCTTTCCAACTTTCCCTTCACAGCCAGGTAACAGTACGAGGCTGGTTAGAGACCATCCCAGACAGCTTCCAGGAACTTACACAAACTCTCTGAACACTCTAATGAATCAAAGTGACTTGGCTTCATAATCCCTCAGAGCTGGTAATAAATCTGTCTGCTAAGTaggtgcatttatttttaacatcataAGTGATCACAGGCAGCAGAATATTCCCTCTGTACCACTTTGGCTCCCATGGGGCTGTCTGTGCACTGGGCCAGGGTGCCAGCAGCTCACCCAGAGGAAAGGCAGACAGGGCACTCTGAGGTGGGACCCATGGGGCAGCACCTGCACCACTCACACAGCAGGTGGGGCGGCATTACTCTGCCAGCATCAACTGCTGATCAGGCAGCAATATCAACCCCCAGCTTTAATGATCACTCCCTTCTTGATTCTCTGATTGATAAATCCTATGGCTCCCTACAGTCTTGCGGGAGCCAGTAAAGTGGGAGAAAACAGAGCCAGGGTAGAATACCATTCAGCAGTCTTGGAGCCAACCTCATACGCAGACCAGAAGTAGCTTTGTGTATATGAGTCTGAACATAGTGCTGGTGTGGTATGATACACTGAATTATTGCTCTAACTTAATATCAACCAGAACCAAAAGACTTGCTCGATCTTTTTTTAGACTATTGATTGCTTTTAAATCCCTGGAGGCTTTTCTACCTTAGACTGATAATAGAGTGTCCTCAGAAACTAGTGTGTATTTTTCTCAATTACTTTGCAGACAAGATTAACCCTATGCATGTCCAACTGCTCTCTGTATACTTTTCTgataacatttctgaaaaaaagaaatatccaCATATCTCCACATATCTCACTCTGAATCATATACTGAGATTCCTCACAGTGATTCTGAATGCTTGGGAAAGAACTGAATTTTGAGAGCGTTGGCTTTGACACTTATTTGgttctcttctcttttcacttGATACAATGTCCAGTTGACGGAAGATATCTACAGGAACATAGATTTTGCCTTCAAGGGTTGGTAAAGAACAAGGATATTGTAAGTCAGCTGAAATCcatcaggaaaaggaaagacaTAAATTGAGGCTGTAGCCTTGAGGAGCAGAGAAATGGTCAAGGATTGCTGCAAGAAGATTAACTAATGGTAGCAAGAtagatttgagaaaaaaaaagaagacatttggcttgttttcaagaaaaaaaacaacccatggTATTGATGTCTATTAGCCTTCTTatgaaaggaatgaagaatATTACTTATATCTTGTAAACATAAGCAGAACAAATCACTGGGAAATATGCTTTGGGGAAAAATTCCATCCTCCTGGAGGACGATGAAATAAATTactccatttctttttgtctgtaaTTCAAGGTAAGCTGCTTTTACAGGAGCtggcaggagaaaaacagatctgCTGAGAGAACCCCATCCCACTCTGGCCTGCCCTGCTAATAAGTGCCCACTCAGAGCCCTGAAGAGGGGCTGGTTCTGGACCCTGGGCACACTCCCTGCTCTCTTGCCACGCTCTCCAGCCCTGGTGCTATAAGCACTATGAACATGTCTCCTTGGCACCTGGCTGCTTGTCTGGCCATTTGTCAGCTTGGGTGCATGTGCTGCCTGGCCTTCAAGggggtacaattttttttcctgctctgaaaataagGAGAGAGCTTGTGTACCTTTGATATGAATATGCTTTGCAAAAaggcaaatgtttttaaatattcatggcAATGAAAATCTGATCCACAAATGCCCagggaaaagcaagcaaaaagtGGAAAACATTGGTTTCTTTTTGAAGTTTCTCAGTAAAGGTCCATATCTGTTACATTTCTGCTTAATCCAAGACTTTCTGCAGAAGCAGTAGGCCCGgttctgctttgtgcaggatGAGAAAACCAATCTGTGTGGCCAGAGGAGCTCAGTACTCCAGTAgagtcctgcagggctgcagcagtcCATGGACATGCTCTAGAGTGGGATGGAAAGAGTGGATCGGTACAGTCTCCTGACCATGGCCCTCTGGTGACTGCAAACCAGGCAAAGGGAGGAAAGCTTGATAAGAGAAGTGCCACTGAGACCTCTAAGATACTGCTGAGTTGGTGAGAGCTTTGCCTCTTGGAACCAGTCTACAGAGATGAGATCTCAACAACGTCATGTAAATCCCAGAGCGGCTCTGCATAATTCACATCACAGTTAATCCAAATCTATGTTTATAAAACCAGAAAAGACGTGACACTACCATTTATCACTGCACATACTGATACACTTTTTAAATTATGTCAAAAACTTCAGACATAATCATGCCTTCCTTCCTGTTCTGTTGGCTATTAGGCtaagaaaaacatatatatgcatacataagTATTTGAATAATGCTGCTCCTCTGATTTGTATCTGACTGATTTCATTAAGTGCCTCAAGGCAAGGCTCAAGGAAGCAGCACCAAGATGTGGTGAAGGAGGCCATGCCACACAAAGGTCAGAGCATGGCTAATAGGTAGAGAAGGGCTGGGAGAAGTGAGAAACTGCAATGGCTGCTGTAGATAGAGTAGGGATACAATGGGACCCCTGGATCAGTCATCCTCAGAGGAAGACTTTGATGATATGAGCAATGGTTACAACTTCGACATGGAGAAGGGAGCCATGGGAGAGATTCAAAGAGGAGTGGGCTCCAATCCCAGCATGTTGGCGCATTGGTGAGCATTCTGCACCATCCTTCCCTCTGGTGCCTGCCAGGGTGTCCTGGGTTGCATGTGCATTTGGGCAAAAAGCAAAAGTCTTATTGACTGCCCttacacagagcagcaggcaatAGCACAAACACAGATGAAGAATGTGACAACAAAGCTTTGCAAGGGAAGTCTGGAGCCCTTGGTTTTTGCAGTTCTCAGAGACTGTTTCAATTGTTATAAATGTAACTACTATTGAAAGATTGCCCTAGGTCACTTAAGCAGTTTACCATTAAGATGTTTATgcaagatattttatttatttattttttgtctgcttgACTGATAGACTGATTACAGGAGAGGGATTTTGGGAGGCATCTCTTCTCGCACAATTGCATTTCCCTACAGCTTTGCCTTACAGCCAGCATCTGCACACCtgagcaggacagcagcagggtAGTGCTGGCTGAGATTTTTATGATGAAGGAATTAGTTTGAAAGATGTTGGTTTTGCCGTTGTTTCTGCTCATTTTAATCTGTAAGATGCACAGATCTTCTTTGTCACTCACAGGCAGACACGAGATGCTGAAACATCTCTGTTTAATCTCTGGGGAGTCACTAAGTTTAGAACAAGGAGTGAAAGATGCGGAGTCTCCACGGTGTTTTCTCCAAGAAACTGCAATTGTGCTGTTCTTGAACAGCACTCAGCTGCCTCATCAGTCACTCGGCTGAAGacatatattataaataaactttaaaatacCCAAGTGACGCATTTGAGTCAAGCTGTGCCGCTGCTCCCCTCCCCAAGCTGGACGGGCACTCTCCCTCCCGACACACTCCTGTTCATTGGGCACCTTCCAGCTCACCCCACACCACCACCAAGGTCATCCACCGACACCCGGCGAGGAGTTGGAAAACCCCGTTTTGAGGTTTAAGAAAACAGCCTCCAGATCGCAACCAACACCAAAATGTCACGGCGGAACACTCCCAAAAATAAGCCTGCCGGAGCACCGCATCTTCCGTGCATGTCGCCACCGAAACGCTCTCGCTCAAGAAACTCCTCTCCGCCTCGCTCCGGCCGCAGCAAGTTGGGCGCTCCCGGGGCTCGAGGCGggcccagcagctccctcacCCGCTCGGTCCCGCAGCCCGAGCCGTGCCGTGCCCAGCAGAGCCGCGGATTCCCCAGCCCGGGGACCGTCGCCCGCAGCCTCCGCGGCGCCGCCCGGAACTCTGCCCATCGCACCCGGCCCCCTGAGCGAGGCCCTACCTGGACGGAACCCCAGAGCGGGTggagggcacagtgcagcagcagggagggccAGCAGCAGCGGAGCAGTCCCAGCAGCTCCCGGAGCAGCATCCCTCCTGGGCGGGCGGAGGCGCGGGCTCCGGGCGTTCTGGGGACGGAGCAGAGCGAGCCGGCGGCACAGGCGTTGGCTCGCACCCATCCCCGGAGCGCGACTGTCCCAACTTTAATTctggaggagagggagggaaagagggagggaggaaaggagggagggaggcaggaggtGGGCGggtggggagaggaaggggtGGTCGGGAAAGCCCGGCGCCCTGCCCGACGCGGCTCCCCCCGGcctccgcccgccccgcccgccgtTCCGTGCCCGCCCCTCCGCTCCCCCCACCGGGGCGCTCCGTGGCCGCCGCTTGGGAGGAAAAAGTTTGCAGGGCGGAGGGGCCGCAGACGGCGGAGAGAGGCGggggagcggcgcggcgcggggatGGCACCGACCCCCTGCCCGTCGGCGCTGCTGCTGCAGCGATTTTTCAATCCCACGGAACGGTCCCTGTGCGCCCGGCGCCTGCCGCGCTGTTCCGCGCCAGCGCTCCTCCCGTCGGCGGCCGGGCTCCGCTCCGCGCGGCTCCGCGGGTCTGCGAGCGGATGCACACGGGCTGCCACGGACCCAGCTGCACCCGTGTGTGGTGGGgttttttaatctatttattttcctctctctttcttttaataaaaaaatttaaatacttatcatatgttttttttttttcttttctttttttctttatttctcattttatttctttattgtcCTAGAGCGATGCTAGGGATTGCCCTGTTTCAGCTTGGTGTCCCCAGCCTGGTGTCCGTGGGATGTCACAAGGAGGACGCTTTCCAGTGCTGGTGTTTCTATCCGATAATGCAGCGCGCGGAAATAACAGCGCTTGTGAGGATGTGGGTGAGGAGCCCCCTGATATCATGGCTCTGCAGGGAGGAAGCAGGCCACATAATCAAAGATGAAGAAGGTTTTGCTTGCACTGAAGCAATTAAAACCTCAATGATTGGTGGCTGTGGCAGCTGGTTAGGCTTGGCGTGCACCAAGATGTTCATAAATGTCTGCTGTTGGGTTGGTGGCACAGTCCTGTTTTCGGTGCGATGAGCTAAAACAAGTGGGCTCAAATAAAGTGTTGAGCTCAAGGTTTATGTTTCATACTTGGAGATGAATGGGCTTTAGGATTtggactttattttttcccctctgtttctTGCACCCACTGGTCAGAGTTTCATAAActatttcattaaaatctgCTCAGTAAAGCAAGAATGAAAATATGCTAATATATGGGTAAAAGTCTCTCCATGCCAGCAAATCCCCATTCATTTCAATCCCAAAAGACACCGGTTTCAATGCCAGGGCTCAGCAACATCCTACAAATGacaaaaacacaatgaaattcAACAGAGTGATACCTGACTTGAACTCAGTCCATCGTGGCTGGCCAGTTATTTGAAAATCCCCTTCTCATATGTTTGTAAGGGCCAAGTATGGCCAGACTGACATCATGATATTGGGTGCATGCAGTAACTGTGCGGCAAATATGTTTTCTGTAATGATTCTGAAAAAAGATGGCATCCTTTTTCTGTAAGTCTACTGTGTAACATGGAGTGCTTAATATACTGTGCTCATTCAATTATAGTCTTACTGAGCTGGAGTCACAAGAGGCAGCAAAGCTTTTCAGGCTTTCTGGTGATTTCCTGAAGGTATTTCAGCACTTGGTCACAGTACAGAACATAATAAATTGCACCATCTGTATACATACTCCTTGGTTCTTGACAGAATGAGAGATAAGGCTTTAGGCGttgtatgcaaaaaaaaaaaaaaaaaaacacaacacagatttcttttctttcagtgtttacaATGCCTTAATGTCAGAGAACTGTGGATTTTCCTGCCATTAGCAATTGCCCAAGTGCCCATCCCTAAGTGTTCCTTCTGCCCACAGACAGCTCTGGGGACTGAGGACATGGGGCCGTGCTCTGCCCTCATTTGCACAGAAGTGGATGTTGCCACAGAGGTTGTTCCCACACAAAAAATTTCTGGCCCAGGTACTCAGCATCTTTCCCCTTTGTGCTAGCAGTTAACAGCTCTTTAATCAGAACTATTGGTCTGCTTTAGGTGAAGTTCAAGCTTTGGCTCCCATCATGTAATCACCACATGGCATATTTCCCATTAGACTGGATGCCTGAAGAAAGAGCTGAGTATGTGCCTTGTTCTTGCTCACTCGTACTAGtgctttttattaatttcatttagTTCCTTTCTGTAGTTTCTATGGAGAAAAAATACCATCCAGGAATTTTTCCCACTTAGAAGGAATATAAATGACATAGTGCTTGTAAGACTGCAGGCTTTGGATCAACAACAGgcttgaaatatattttccttaataAACAAGTGTTTTGTGTCACTGGGTGTGGTGCAAGGAAAAATATGGTGACTGGCCTGCAGCAGCCACACTGCTCTAGTGTGGAGATGGGTATTGGCTGTGGGTACAAACTCAGAGCCA is a genomic window containing:
- the PRIMA1 gene encoding proline-rich membrane anchor 1 isoform X2; translated protein: MLLRELLGLLRCCWPSLLLHCALHPLWGSVQITQGEPQKSCSKPVADEIPESCQQICQCRPPPPPPPPPPPPPPPRLLVVPAPKSTFCPTEETWWPGLVIIIAVCCATLVFLFVVVIICYKAIKRTLAN
- the PRIMA1 gene encoding proline-rich membrane anchor 1 isoform X1 gives rise to the protein MLLRELLGLLRCCWPSLLLHCALHPLWGSVQITQGEPQKSCSKPVADEIPESCQQICQCRPPPPPPPPPPPPPPPRLLVVPAPKSTFCPTEETWWPGLVIIIAVCCATLVFLFVVVIICYKAIKRKPMRKEENGTSRAEYAMTSSQNNKTVDNNAVV